A portion of the Vreelandella subglaciescola genome contains these proteins:
- a CDS encoding class II fumarate hydratase has product MSHHSGSTMRTERDSMGELDVPADALYGAQTQRAINNFPVSQQAMPLGFIHAIARVKLAAAHTNAALGLLDDERAGAIQQAAKAVISGEYDDQFPIDVFQTGSGTSSNMNVNEVLAHLASRGGVEVRPNDHVNMGQSSNDVVPTAIHVSAAIAVEQSLRPALITLRTSIAKRAEELEHVVKTGRTHLMDAMPLTMGQELGGWVNQLDQAIERIDSAMNRIQRIAQGGTAVGTGINAPEGFAERVAIHLSEQTGLAFRPNDSFFASLSSQDAAVELSGQLKGLACVIMKIGNDLRWMNSGPLAGLGEIELEALQPGSSIMPGKVNPVLPESAVQAAAQVIGLDTAITIAGQSGNFQLNVMLPLVVTNLLTSINLMANTARLLGERVIPAFKVREDNLKAPLERNPILVTALNSVIGYNAAAKVAKKAYEAGRPIIDVAEEETDLDRETLERLLDPKKLTEGGIPE; this is encoded by the coding sequence ATGTCTCATCATTCAGGATCCACCATGCGGACAGAGCGCGACAGCATGGGCGAACTTGACGTGCCGGCGGATGCGCTTTACGGCGCCCAGACCCAGCGCGCCATTAATAACTTCCCCGTCTCGCAGCAGGCCATGCCGCTTGGGTTTATCCACGCCATTGCCCGGGTCAAGCTGGCCGCGGCGCACACCAACGCCGCACTGGGCCTGCTGGATGACGAGCGCGCAGGCGCTATTCAACAGGCGGCTAAGGCGGTTATTAGCGGCGAGTACGACGACCAGTTTCCCATCGACGTATTCCAAACCGGCTCGGGCACGTCAAGCAACATGAACGTCAACGAAGTGCTGGCACACCTGGCCAGCCGCGGTGGCGTCGAGGTCCGCCCTAACGACCACGTCAACATGGGGCAGTCCAGCAACGACGTGGTGCCCACGGCGATTCACGTGTCGGCGGCGATTGCCGTTGAGCAGTCGCTCAGGCCGGCGCTAATTACGCTGCGCACAAGCATTGCTAAACGCGCTGAAGAACTCGAGCACGTGGTGAAAACCGGGCGCACCCACCTGATGGATGCGATGCCGCTGACCATGGGCCAGGAACTGGGCGGCTGGGTCAACCAGCTGGATCAGGCCATCGAGCGCATCGACAGCGCCATGAACCGCATTCAGCGCATCGCCCAGGGCGGCACGGCCGTGGGCACCGGCATCAACGCGCCGGAAGGCTTTGCCGAGCGCGTGGCGATTCACCTGAGCGAGCAGACCGGGCTGGCCTTTCGCCCCAACGACAGCTTTTTTGCCAGCCTTTCCTCGCAGGACGCCGCGGTCGAGCTTTCGGGCCAGCTCAAGGGGCTCGCCTGCGTGATTATGAAAATCGGTAACGATTTGCGCTGGATGAACTCGGGGCCGCTGGCGGGGCTGGGCGAGATCGAGCTTGAAGCGCTGCAGCCGGGCAGCTCGATCATGCCGGGTAAGGTTAATCCGGTGTTGCCTGAATCGGCGGTGCAGGCGGCAGCACAGGTGATTGGCCTGGATACGGCGATCACGATAGCTGGCCAGAGCGGCAACTTTCAGCTCAACGTGATGCTGCCGCTGGTGGTGACCAATCTGCTGACCTCGATCAACCTGATGGCAAACACCGCGCGGCTGCTGGGCGAGCGGGTAATTCCGGCGTTCAAAGTGCGTGAAGATAACCTCAAAGCGCCGCTTGAACGCAACCCGATTCTGGTGACCGCGCTTAATAGCGTGATCGGCTATAACGCCGCGGCGAAGGTGGCCAAAAAGGCCTATGAGGCAGGGCGGCCGATTATTGACGTCGCCGAAGAAGAGACCGACCTTGACCGCGAAACGCTCGAACGCCTGCTCGATCCCAAGAAACTCACGGAAGGGGGCATTCCGGAATAA
- the hda gene encoding DnaA regulatory inactivator Hda — MNRAPAQLPLGVGLRDDATFGNYYPGAYNAPLVEQLTRQLSPDGEPYLYLWGASGTGRSHLLQAACHQASDQDVRALYLPLADLGHFPPLMLEDIERLDLVAIDDLECVVGRKRWEEGLFHAFNRLRDAGKRLVIASNASPRQLPVLLPDLASRLTWGMTFHVQPLDDDGRRAALRLRAEARGMELPDDVARYILHRGPRQLSELCRSLDTLDRASLSAQRKLTIPFVKQALGW, encoded by the coding sequence ATGAATCGAGCGCCGGCACAGCTGCCGCTTGGCGTAGGGTTGCGTGACGATGCCACGTTTGGCAACTATTACCCGGGCGCGTATAACGCCCCTCTCGTTGAGCAGTTAACCCGGCAGCTAAGCCCGGACGGCGAGCCGTACCTGTATCTCTGGGGGGCTTCCGGCACCGGCCGCAGCCACCTGCTGCAGGCGGCCTGTCATCAGGCCTCCGATCAAGACGTTCGGGCGCTTTACCTGCCGCTCGCTGATCTGGGGCATTTCCCGCCGCTGATGCTTGAAGACATCGAGCGGCTGGATCTGGTCGCCATCGACGACCTTGAGTGCGTGGTGGGGCGCAAGCGCTGGGAAGAAGGGCTGTTTCATGCGTTTAATCGCCTGCGCGACGCCGGCAAGCGGCTGGTGATTGCGTCCAACGCCTCGCCGCGCCAGCTGCCAGTACTATTGCCTGATCTGGCGTCAAGGCTGACCTGGGGGATGACCTTTCACGTGCAGCCGTTGGACGATGATGGCCGGCGGGCAGCCCTCAGGCTACGCGCTGAGGCGCGTGGTATGGAGCTGCCCGACGATGTGGCGCGCTACATTTTACACCGCGGGCCGCGCCAACTAAGCGAGCTTTGCCGGTCGCTTGACACGCTGGACCGGGCGTCGCTGTCGGCCCAGCGCAAACTTACCATTCCCTTTGTCAAGCAGGCGCTCGGCTGGTAG
- a CDS encoding AI-2E family transporter yields the protein MRHSLWWLLLLGIVVALMYLLDTVLMPFIAGLILAYMANPLTHRFERWGMNRAFAVTSVFLVLLVVLTLSLLILVPLIVQQIKQLSDAVPAIFSWVENALAPKLQEWVGYDLSTELAGLKQVFADNWRDAGGYLAQALGQLGRSGMALISWVTYVSLIPVVTFYLLLDWRRLMDNITALIPRPWVDDARRLAGRCNDVLSAFLRGQLLVMLCLGGIYALGLSLLGLNVGLIIGVIAGLASIVPFLGFIVGMSIALAVALFQIGTLWSIIGVVGVFAIGQTVESVVLQPKLLGDKIGLHPVAVIFAVLAGGKLFGFMGVLLALPAAAVVMVLLRELLERYKKSTLYDASNQPAEQENGRPDGAQSRRDEREPS from the coding sequence GTGCGACATTCATTATGGTGGCTTTTGTTGCTCGGCATAGTAGTAGCATTGATGTATCTGCTCGATACCGTGCTGATGCCGTTTATCGCCGGTCTTATTTTGGCCTACATGGCCAATCCGCTGACCCACCGTTTTGAACGTTGGGGCATGAATCGCGCGTTTGCGGTGACCAGTGTCTTTTTGGTGCTGCTGGTGGTGCTGACGCTAAGCTTGCTGATATTGGTGCCGTTGATTGTGCAGCAGATCAAGCAGCTAAGCGACGCCGTGCCGGCCATTTTCAGCTGGGTAGAAAACGCGCTGGCGCCCAAGCTACAGGAATGGGTAGGCTATGACCTGAGCACTGAGCTTGCCGGTCTCAAGCAGGTATTCGCCGACAATTGGCGCGATGCAGGCGGCTATCTAGCCCAGGCGCTGGGACAGCTGGGGCGGTCGGGCATGGCACTTATCTCCTGGGTGACGTACGTGTCGCTGATTCCAGTGGTGACGTTCTATCTGTTACTGGACTGGCGGCGGCTGATGGATAACATCACAGCCTTGATTCCGCGCCCCTGGGTTGATGACGCGCGTCGTCTGGCCGGGCGCTGCAATGACGTGCTGTCGGCGTTTTTGCGTGGCCAGCTGCTGGTCATGCTGTGCCTGGGCGGTATTTACGCGCTGGGGCTTAGCCTGCTAGGGCTGAACGTGGGGCTGATCATCGGGGTGATTGCCGGGCTTGCCAGCATCGTGCCGTTTCTGGGCTTTATCGTGGGTATGAGCATTGCGCTGGCGGTGGCACTTTTTCAGATAGGAACACTGTGGTCGATTATCGGCGTGGTGGGAGTGTTTGCTATCGGCCAGACCGTGGAAAGCGTTGTTCTCCAGCCCAAGCTTCTGGGCGACAAGATCGGCCTGCATCCGGTGGCGGTCATTTTTGCCGTGCTTGCCGGCGGTAAGCTGTTTGGCTTTATGGGCGTGTTGCTGGCGCTGCCCGCCGCCGCCGTGGTCATGGTGCTCTTGCGTGAGCTGCTTGAACGGTATAAAAAAAGTACCTTATACGATGCCAGTAACCAGCCGGCCGAGCAGGAAAACGGCCGCCCAGATGGCGCGCAGAGCCGCCGTGACGAAAGGGAGCCATCATGA
- the purM gene encoding phosphoribosylformylglycinamidine cyclo-ligase, which translates to MTETSPSQSATASLSYKDAGVDIDAGNALVERIKHVAKSTMRPEVMSGLGGFGALCELPAGYREPVLVTGTDGVGTKLRLAMELGKHDTIGIDLVAMCVNDLIVAGAEPLQFLDYYATGKLDVDIAADVVTGIGTGCRQAGCALVGGETAEMPGMYAGSDYDLAGFCVGVVEKSEILDGRRVGEGDVILGLASSGPHSNGYSLIRKILEVSGASLDTAIDGTTLGDALMAPTRIYVKPLLSLMRDTDIKVHALSHITGGGLLENLSRVLPEHLAAHLDAASWQRPEVFNWLKRHGNVDEIEMHRVLNCGIGMVLVVSSEQAEHAQTYLEAQGEQVYRIGRVAARQHADESVTLDNLAEGGSPA; encoded by the coding sequence ATGACCGAGACATCCCCTTCCCAATCGGCCACCGCTTCGCTGAGCTATAAAGACGCCGGCGTGGATATTGACGCCGGCAACGCGCTGGTAGAACGCATCAAGCACGTTGCCAAAAGCACCATGCGCCCGGAAGTCATGAGCGGCCTCGGCGGCTTTGGCGCGCTCTGCGAGCTTCCCGCAGGCTACCGGGAGCCGGTGCTGGTCACGGGCACCGACGGCGTGGGCACTAAGCTACGGCTTGCCATGGAGCTTGGCAAACACGACACCATCGGTATTGATCTCGTGGCCATGTGCGTGAACGACCTGATTGTTGCCGGCGCCGAACCGCTGCAATTCCTTGACTACTATGCCACGGGTAAGCTTGACGTGGATATCGCCGCCGACGTGGTCACGGGCATTGGTACCGGCTGCCGGCAGGCGGGTTGCGCGCTGGTGGGCGGCGAAACCGCGGAAATGCCCGGTATGTACGCCGGCAGCGACTACGACCTGGCCGGTTTTTGCGTCGGCGTGGTAGAGAAATCCGAGATACTCGACGGCCGCCGAGTCGGCGAAGGCGACGTTATCCTCGGGCTTGCCTCGTCCGGCCCGCACTCCAACGGCTACTCGCTGATCCGCAAAATTCTTGAGGTCAGCGGCGCTTCGCTAGATACCGCCATTGACGGTACGACACTAGGTGACGCACTGATGGCGCCGACGCGTATTTACGTCAAACCGCTGCTGTCGCTGATGCGCGACACCGACATCAAAGTGCACGCGCTGTCGCACATTACCGGCGGCGGCCTGCTGGAAAACCTGTCTCGCGTACTGCCCGAGCATCTCGCCGCCCATCTTGATGCCGCCAGCTGGCAGCGCCCCGAGGTGTTCAACTGGCTCAAACGCCACGGCAACGTCGACGAGATCGAAATGCACCGCGTGCTTAACTGCGGTATCGGCATGGTGCTGGTGGTATCCAGCGAACAGGCAGAACACGCCCAGACCTACCTTGAAGCCCAAGGCGAACAGGTCTATCGCATTGGCCGGGTTGCCGCGCGCCAACACGCGGACGAGAGCGTTACGCTCGATAATCTGGCTGAAGGAGGTTCGCCGGCATGA
- the purN gene encoding phosphoribosylglycinamide formyltransferase, translated as MSDSDTLNDFTAETATPPRIVVLISGSGSNLQALIEAQSHDRLGGEIAAVISNVPDAYGLKRARDAGIDAVALPHREYDNREAYDGALIKVIERHEPDLVVLAGFMRILSPRFVQRFIGRVLNLHPSLLPAYQGLDTHARVLADGVANHGCSVHFVTEELDSGPVVIQAALDVTEDDTPATLKAKVHAREHLILPIAVNWFLQGRLRYAGQSVTMDGTPLPAHGMRLSHADAAEELDEDDQAE; from the coding sequence ATGAGCGACAGCGATACGTTAAACGACTTCACCGCCGAGACCGCCACGCCGCCGCGCATTGTGGTGCTGATTTCAGGCAGCGGCAGTAACCTTCAGGCGCTGATCGAGGCGCAGTCTCACGACCGTCTGGGCGGCGAGATTGCCGCGGTGATTTCCAACGTACCCGACGCCTACGGCCTCAAGCGCGCCCGGGATGCCGGCATTGATGCCGTCGCGCTGCCCCACCGCGAATACGACAATCGCGAGGCCTACGACGGCGCGCTGATCAAGGTGATCGAGCGCCACGAGCCGGATCTGGTCGTGCTCGCCGGCTTTATGCGGATTCTTTCGCCGCGCTTTGTCCAGCGCTTTATTGGCCGTGTTTTAAACCTTCACCCGTCGCTGCTGCCGGCCTACCAAGGGCTTGATACTCACGCCCGAGTGCTGGCCGACGGCGTCGCCAATCACGGCTGCAGCGTCCACTTCGTCACCGAAGAGCTCGACAGCGGCCCCGTCGTGATACAAGCCGCGCTGGACGTGACCGAGGACGACACACCGGCTACGCTAAAAGCCAAGGTTCATGCCCGCGAACATCTTATCCTGCCCATTGCCGTTAACTGGTTTTTGCAGGGTCGGCTGCGCTATGCAGGTCAGAGTGTCACCATGGACGGTACGCCGCTCCCTGCCCACGGCATGCGCCTAAGCCATGCAGACGCCGCCGAAGAGCTGGATGAAGACGACCAGGCAGAATAA
- the dcd gene encoding dCTP deaminase, with translation MSIKSDKWIRRMAQREAMIEPFEAEQVRYVNEQRVISYGTSSYGYDVRCADEFKVFTNIHSAIVDPKNFDEKSFVDVKGDVCVIPPNSFALARTVEYFRIPRSVLTICLGKSTYARCGIIVNVTPLEPEWEGHVTLEFSNTTNLPAKIYANEGVAQMLFLESDEVCEMSYKDRGGKYMHQRGVTLPRT, from the coding sequence ATGAGTATAAAGTCAGACAAGTGGATCCGCCGCATGGCGCAGCGCGAGGCGATGATCGAGCCGTTCGAAGCCGAACAGGTGCGCTACGTTAACGAGCAGCGGGTGATTTCCTACGGCACTTCAAGCTACGGCTACGATGTGCGCTGTGCCGACGAGTTCAAGGTGTTTACCAACATCCACTCGGCGATCGTCGATCCCAAGAACTTCGACGAAAAAAGCTTTGTCGATGTGAAAGGTGATGTCTGTGTGATTCCACCCAATTCCTTTGCGCTGGCGCGCACGGTGGAGTATTTCCGTATTCCTCGCAGCGTGCTGACGATTTGTCTGGGTAAATCGACCTACGCGCGCTGCGGCATCATCGTCAACGTGACGCCGCTGGAGCCGGAGTGGGAAGGGCACGTGACGCTGGAGTTTTCCAACACCACGAATCTGCCGGCCAAGATTTACGCCAACGAGGGCGTGGCGCAGATGTTGTTTCTGGAATCGGACGAAGTCTGCGAAATGTCGTACAAGGACCGCGGCGGCAAGTACATGCATCAGCGCGGGGTGACGCTGCCGCGCACCTAG
- the apbC gene encoding iron-sulfur cluster carrier protein ApbC: protein MEGVKHIIAVASGKGGVGKSTVTVNLALALSAQGYRVGVLDADIYGPSQAQMLGVAEGTRPKTQGDKAFYPLEAHGIQAMSMAFLVNTREPMVWRGPMVVGAFQQLLNQTLWDNLDFLLIDMPPGTGDIQLTLSQKVPVSGAVIVTTPQDIALLDARKGIEMFRKVNVPVLGVVENMSLYHCENCGHEAPIFGAGGGDSIAEEYDTTVLGRLPLSLSIREFADSGQPSVVSEPDSAVSQTFASMARQVAGSMDQAPGKGPTISFSD, encoded by the coding sequence ATGGAAGGGGTAAAGCATATTATTGCCGTTGCCTCGGGCAAAGGCGGCGTAGGCAAATCCACGGTGACGGTCAATCTGGCGCTAGCGCTCTCTGCCCAGGGTTACCGCGTGGGCGTGCTGGATGCGGATATCTACGGTCCCAGCCAGGCGCAGATGCTGGGCGTGGCCGAAGGTACAAGGCCTAAAACCCAGGGCGATAAAGCGTTCTACCCGCTTGAGGCTCATGGGATTCAGGCGATGTCGATGGCGTTTCTGGTCAACACCCGGGAGCCCATGGTATGGCGCGGGCCGATGGTCGTGGGCGCTTTTCAGCAGCTGCTGAATCAGACCCTGTGGGATAATCTGGATTTCCTGCTGATCGACATGCCGCCGGGTACCGGTGATATTCAGCTGACGCTGTCCCAGAAGGTGCCGGTTTCCGGCGCGGTCATCGTCACCACGCCGCAGGATATTGCCTTGCTGGACGCGCGCAAGGGCATCGAGATGTTTCGCAAGGTCAACGTGCCGGTGCTTGGCGTGGTTGAAAACATGAGCCTTTATCACTGTGAAAACTGCGGCCACGAAGCGCCCATTTTCGGCGCCGGCGGCGGTGACAGCATTGCCGAAGAATATGACACCACCGTGCTTGGGCGCCTGCCACTGAGCCTGTCGATCCGCGAGTTTGCCGATTCCGGCCAGCCCTCGGTGGTCTCCGAACCGGATAGCGCCGTCAGCCAGACGTTTGCCAGCATGGCGCGTCAGGTGGCGGGTTCAATGGATCAGGCGCCCGGCAAGGGTCCGACGATTTCCTTTAGCGATTAA
- a CDS encoding enoyl-CoA hydratase-related protein translates to MTDSQANTETYVNVDTTIIPLPCLTDATLTLESRIATLTLDRHDVRNALTGTALVDDIVAVAEWVNRCDAVSVLVITGAGSAFSAGGNVKDMAERGGDFAGDVAEVAERYRRGIQRIPLALEAVEVPIIAAINGAAIGAGFDLANMADMRIASSRAKFGETFLNLGIIPGDGGAWFMQRQIGYQRAFELTLSGRVIDAVEAKDYGIVLEVAEPEALMERVMEHARKIAAQPPKATRLTKRLMKQAQQMELKPFLDVCAVFQGMCHNEPEHLEAVNTMLEKMANK, encoded by the coding sequence ATGACCGATAGCCAAGCGAATACAGAGACATACGTTAACGTCGATACGACTATTATACCGTTACCTTGTTTGACTGACGCCACGTTAACGCTGGAGAGCCGCATCGCCACGCTGACCCTCGACCGCCACGATGTGCGCAATGCACTGACCGGCACGGCGCTGGTTGACGATATCGTCGCCGTCGCCGAGTGGGTCAACCGCTGCGATGCGGTGTCGGTGCTGGTGATCACCGGCGCCGGTTCGGCGTTTTCCGCCGGCGGCAACGTCAAGGATATGGCCGAGCGCGGCGGTGATTTTGCCGGCGACGTGGCCGAAGTGGCCGAGCGCTATCGGCGTGGCATTCAGCGTATCCCGCTGGCGCTTGAAGCGGTGGAGGTGCCGATTATTGCGGCGATCAACGGGGCGGCGATCGGGGCGGGGTTTGATCTGGCCAATATGGCGGATATGCGCATCGCCTCAAGTCGGGCCAAATTCGGCGAAACCTTCCTGAATCTGGGGATTATTCCCGGCGACGGCGGTGCCTGGTTCATGCAGCGGCAAATCGGCTATCAGCGTGCTTTTGAACTGACGCTTTCCGGCCGGGTGATCGACGCCGTCGAGGCAAAAGACTACGGCATTGTGCTGGAAGTCGCCGAACCGGAGGCGCTAATGGAGCGTGTCATGGAACACGCGCGGAAAATTGCCGCCCAGCCGCCCAAGGCCACGCGGCTGACCAAGCGGCTGATGAAGCAGGCCCAACAGATGGAGTTGAAGCCGTTTCTGGATGTGTGCGCGGTATTTCAGGGCATGTGCCACAACGAGCCAGAGCATCTGGAGGCGGTCAACACCATGCTGGAAAAGATGGCGAACAAGTAG
- a CDS encoding acetate--CoA ligase family protein codes for MYPIKGHLPRQSPLHAMLAPESVAVIGASADPTKRGYKAMLGLVKGGYRGAVYPVNPKAASILGVNAWPSLADVPEAPALALICTPAATVPGLIAECGKRGVKGAIILASGFGEMGGEGVRLEQEMLAQARACGVRLIGPNTSGVFNLHHQLNLLALDHVKTGDIGVISQSGNMLLSLALEAEHNGEVGFSTYVGPGNQSDIGFNDYLRYLGEDEHTRVATLYVEGFRDGRAFLQTAREVSAVKPVVVYKSGSTAQGQKAASSHTGALAGSYRMTVDVLRQAGVNVVQYSDDILPVAEGLGRLQRSPGKRVAVIADGGGQATIAADRLTEAGLSLAVLSEETRAMLKTALFAQASTANPVDVAGSTDANPSLLATCMEIVANDPGVDSVLLVGMFGGYSQRFDESLLGDEMRGAEAMVELADSSTKPVVVYSLYTPVKPPALRRLREAGVPVYASIEKAVRVLAELGARGEYLARAGQAPVAAVVSSAKGQALIDNARSQGRDLLEPEAKALLAEHGIGVPRERVVRDAAEMAEVAQAFAGTPVAMKIVSPDILHKSDAGGVALGLEGEPALAAAYADIMHSASVYDAHAWIEGVLVTPMAAKGVEVIVGLMRDPTFGPVLMFGLGGVFVEILEDVAFRAAPLSRHDAASMIDQLKAGKVLEGVRGAESVDKDALIELLLGVSGLMEAYPHIAELDLNPVIAYPDGYAVVDARIILERPE; via the coding sequence ATGTATCCGATCAAAGGTCATCTTCCCCGGCAAAGCCCGCTGCACGCGATGCTTGCCCCCGAGAGCGTTGCCGTTATCGGCGCGTCCGCCGACCCTACCAAGCGCGGTTACAAGGCCATGCTGGGGCTGGTGAAAGGCGGCTATCGCGGCGCGGTATATCCGGTCAATCCCAAAGCGGCGTCGATTCTTGGCGTTAACGCCTGGCCGAGTCTCGCCGATGTGCCCGAAGCACCGGCGCTGGCGTTAATTTGTACGCCAGCGGCCACGGTTCCCGGATTGATTGCCGAGTGCGGCAAGCGCGGCGTCAAGGGCGCGATTATTCTGGCCAGCGGCTTTGGCGAAATGGGCGGTGAGGGCGTGCGCCTTGAGCAGGAAATGCTGGCGCAGGCGCGCGCTTGCGGCGTGCGTTTGATCGGCCCGAACACCTCGGGCGTGTTCAATTTGCATCATCAGCTGAATTTGCTGGCGCTGGATCACGTCAAAACAGGCGATATCGGTGTGATATCCCAGTCCGGCAACATGCTGCTGTCACTGGCGCTTGAGGCCGAGCACAACGGCGAGGTGGGCTTCAGCACCTACGTGGGGCCGGGCAACCAGAGCGATATCGGCTTTAATGACTACCTGCGCTATCTGGGGGAAGACGAGCACACCCGCGTAGCCACGCTCTATGTGGAAGGCTTTCGCGACGGGCGGGCATTCTTGCAAACGGCGCGCGAGGTCAGCGCGGTCAAGCCAGTGGTCGTGTACAAGTCGGGCTCGACTGCGCAGGGGCAAAAAGCGGCCAGTTCGCACACCGGCGCCCTGGCCGGCAGCTACCGGATGACCGTGGACGTACTGCGCCAAGCGGGCGTCAACGTGGTGCAGTATTCCGACGATATTCTGCCCGTGGCGGAAGGGCTGGGGCGGCTACAGCGCTCACCGGGCAAGCGTGTGGCGGTGATCGCCGACGGCGGCGGGCAGGCCACCATTGCCGCCGACCGGCTGACCGAAGCGGGGCTGTCGCTTGCGGTACTTTCGGAGGAAACCCGCGCGATGCTGAAAACCGCGCTGTTCGCCCAGGCCTCGACCGCCAACCCGGTTGACGTGGCAGGTTCCACCGATGCCAACCCCTCGCTGCTGGCCACCTGCATGGAAATAGTGGCCAACGACCCGGGCGTGGACAGCGTGCTGCTGGTAGGCATGTTCGGCGGCTACAGCCAGCGCTTCGACGAGTCGCTGCTGGGCGATGAGATGCGCGGCGCAGAAGCCATGGTGGAGCTTGCCGACTCAAGCACCAAGCCGGTGGTGGTGTATAGCCTGTATACGCCGGTGAAGCCGCCGGCGTTACGGCGGCTGCGCGAGGCCGGCGTGCCGGTGTATGCCTCGATTGAAAAAGCCGTGCGCGTGCTGGCCGAGCTTGGCGCGCGCGGTGAATACCTGGCTCGCGCGGGGCAAGCGCCGGTAGCGGCCGTCGTGTCCAGCGCCAAAGGGCAGGCGCTGATCGACAACGCCCGGTCGCAGGGACGCGACCTGCTGGAGCCCGAAGCCAAGGCACTGCTGGCCGAACACGGCATTGGCGTCCCCCGGGAACGAGTGGTCCGCGATGCCGCTGAGATGGCCGAGGTGGCACAAGCCTTTGCCGGTACGCCGGTGGCGATGAAAATCGTCAGCCCCGATATTCTGCACAAGTCCGACGCCGGCGGGGTCGCCCTTGGTCTTGAAGGCGAGCCGGCGCTTGCGGCTGCCTACGCCGACATCATGCATTCGGCCAGCGTCTACGATGCCCATGCCTGGATTGAGGGCGTGCTGGTCACGCCCATGGCGGCAAAAGGCGTGGAAGTGATCGTTGGCCTGATGCGCGACCCGACGTTTGGCCCGGTGTTGATGTTTGGTCTGGGCGGCGTGTTTGTCGAGATCCTCGAAGACGTGGCGTTTCGCGCCGCGCCGTTAAGCCGCCACGACGCCGCGTCGATGATCGATCAGCTCAAGGCCGGCAAGGTGCTGGAGGGTGTGCGCGGTGCCGAAAGCGTGGACAAGGACGCGCTGATCGAGCTGTTGCTTGGCGTTTCAGGCCTGATGGAGGCCTACCCGCACATCGCCGAGCTGGATTTGAATCCCGTGATTGCCTACCCCGACGGCTACGCCGTGGTAGATGCGCGCATTATTCTGGAGCGACCCGAATGA
- a CDS encoding enoyl-CoA hydratase/isomerase family protein: MPCPDSVPATLPATFPNYETLRLAWLTPEADSRVLEIRLNRPHRLNAVVEALYDELLDALAFARDTDSVRAVILTGEGRAFCVGADMKEHGGAARTLYQRRAYLQRGNDVCEALYRLPKPVIAAVNGYALGAGAEMAVACDFILMAEDAQIGFPETSIGTCVGGGVSKILPQIVGLTQARRLLYTGEKITGSEAARLALALAAYPQGALPEQALALGERLAAQAPVSIAMLKRLVNLGAANDLNGHLQQELDAVFTCSTTADWQEGVDAFAQKRSPRFQGR; encoded by the coding sequence ATGCCTTGCCCCGATTCTGTACCCGCCACGTTACCCGCGACGTTCCCTAACTACGAAACCCTGCGCCTTGCCTGGCTGACGCCGGAAGCCGACAGCCGCGTGCTGGAAATTCGCCTGAATCGGCCGCACCGGCTAAATGCGGTGGTTGAAGCGCTTTACGACGAGCTGCTGGACGCGCTGGCCTTTGCCCGCGATACCGACAGCGTGCGTGCGGTCATCCTGACCGGTGAAGGGCGGGCGTTCTGCGTCGGCGCCGATATGAAAGAACACGGCGGCGCGGCGCGTACGCTCTACCAGCGGCGCGCCTATTTACAGCGCGGTAACGACGTCTGCGAGGCGCTGTACCGCCTGCCCAAACCGGTTATCGCGGCGGTCAACGGTTACGCACTGGGGGCGGGGGCGGAAATGGCCGTGGCCTGCGATTTCATCCTGATGGCTGAAGACGCGCAGATCGGCTTTCCCGAAACCAGCATCGGCACCTGCGTGGGCGGCGGCGTGTCCAAAATCCTGCCGCAGATCGTGGGGCTGACTCAGGCGCGGCGGCTTTTATATACCGGCGAAAAAATCACCGGCAGCGAAGCGGCACGGCTCGCGCTGGCACTGGCCGCCTACCCGCAGGGCGCGCTGCCGGAACAGGCGCTAGCGCTTGGCGAACGCCTCGCCGCGCAGGCGCCGGTATCCATCGCCATGCTCAAACGGCTGGTTAACCTCGGCGCGGCAAATGACCTGAACGGCCATCTGCAGCAGGAACTGGACGCGGTCTTTACCTGCTCGACCACCGCCGATTGGCAGGAAGGCGTAGATGCCTTCGCGCAAAAGCGTTCGCCACGGTTTCAGGGCCGCTAG